One Mycolicibacter sp. MU0083 DNA window includes the following coding sequences:
- the dtd gene encoding D-aminoacyl-tRNA deacylase: MRVLVQRVSSARVSVDGEIVGAIEPDGQGLLALVGVTHTDDPATARRLAEKLWQLRILDDQRSAAEVGAPVLVVSQFTLYADTAKGRRPSWNAAAPGPVAQPLVDEFAAALRDLGARVATGRFGAHMQVELVNDGPVTVLLEL, translated from the coding sequence GTGCGAGTTCTGGTTCAACGTGTTTCGTCGGCCCGGGTCAGTGTCGACGGCGAGATCGTCGGCGCCATCGAACCGGACGGCCAGGGACTGCTCGCGCTGGTCGGCGTGACCCACACCGACGATCCCGCTACCGCACGGCGACTGGCCGAAAAGCTTTGGCAGTTGCGAATTCTCGACGATCAGCGGTCTGCCGCCGAGGTGGGCGCGCCGGTTCTGGTGGTCAGCCAGTTCACCCTGTACGCCGATACCGCCAAGGGCCGGCGCCCTTCGTGGAACGCCGCGGCCCCGGGACCGGTCGCGCAACCGTTGGTCGATGAGTTCGCCGCGGCGCTACGCGATCTGGGTGCGCGGGTGGCGACCGGCAGGTTCGGGGCACATATGCAGGTGGAACTGGTCAACGACGGGCCGGTGACGGTGTTGCTGGAGCTCTGA
- a CDS encoding phosphatase PAP2 family protein, which yields MATLALGWAVGRGSTVVDSWFGHHTRTVLGDQPRWLLAFTSDGLVLAVSLACLAVALYRRQWALAVAVLACPVAVTMVNAGLKQVFDRRNGPYLEYPSGHTALVVAVLGMMVVVTVGEVARRWALTVAAGMSLLGMLGLVACGYHFVTDTVGAAMLASAMVCGTARLTSAL from the coding sequence TTGGCCACGCTGGCGCTGGGTTGGGCGGTGGGCCGCGGCTCCACGGTTGTCGACAGCTGGTTCGGCCACCACACCCGAACGGTCCTCGGTGACCAGCCGCGTTGGCTGTTGGCCTTCACCAGTGACGGACTGGTGCTGGCGGTGTCGTTGGCCTGTCTGGCGGTCGCACTCTACCGGCGGCAGTGGGCCTTGGCCGTCGCGGTGCTGGCCTGTCCGGTCGCCGTCACCATGGTCAATGCGGGGCTCAAGCAGGTCTTCGATCGCCGCAACGGGCCTTACCTGGAATATCCCAGCGGTCATACCGCGCTCGTGGTGGCCGTGCTCGGCATGATGGTCGTGGTGACCGTGGGCGAAGTGGCCCGACGTTGGGCGTTGACCGTGGCCGCCGGGATGAGTCTGCTGGGCATGCTCGGGCTGGTGGCCTGCGGTTACCACTTCGTCACCGATACCGTCGGAGCGGCAATGCTTGCCAGCGCAATGGTGTGCGGAACGGCTCGGTTAACGTCTGCGCTGTGA
- a CDS encoding STAS domain-containing protein — protein MAIEITTRSAARITRQGNSVTECDGAQVRAHYRHLATVITIRGRIDATNVDQLSEHVRRFVLAKEPLVLDLSGVTSFAPAGIWLLCVLDGDCVAAGVEWTLIEGPAVAELLGDFDEDAKFPTALSVDQALHALADGNDQRRQALLPLFQKSA, from the coding sequence ATGGCAATCGAGATCACCACACGCAGCGCGGCTCGGATCACCCGGCAGGGCAATTCCGTCACCGAGTGCGACGGCGCACAGGTTCGGGCGCACTACCGGCATCTCGCGACGGTCATCACGATCCGGGGTCGGATCGACGCCACCAACGTGGACCAGCTCAGTGAACACGTCCGACGTTTCGTGTTGGCCAAGGAACCGCTGGTACTCGACTTGAGTGGGGTCACCTCGTTCGCCCCCGCCGGTATCTGGCTGCTCTGCGTGCTCGACGGGGACTGCGTCGCCGCCGGCGTGGAATGGACCCTGATCGAGGGCCCGGCGGTAGCGGAGCTGCTGGGTGATTTCGACGAGGACGCCAAGTTCCCGACCGCGCTCTCGGTCGACCAGGCACTGCACGCCTTGGCGGACGGTAACGACCAGCGCCGTCAGGCGCTGCTGCCGCTGTTCCAGAAATCGGCCTGA
- a CDS encoding competence/damage-inducible protein A, translating into MSARAGIVVTGTEVLTGRVADRNGPWLADRLLELGVELAHITICGDRPRDIEAQLRFLAAEGVDLIITSGGLGPTADDLTVDTVARFCGRDIVLDTELEARIAEILKPMMARYTGPGAPDFATVRAANRKQALVPVGATILDPVGTAPGVVVPGTPTVVVLPGPPRELQPMWHKAIATTAVQEALAGRTHYEQQMVRMFGLPESGLADTLRHAEGAVEDFHRLEITTCLRRGELEIVTRYEPEVAGSYERLLTLLRDRHARAIFSEDGSHIDDLVAAALQGRTIATAESCTAGMLAGRLADPPGASDYLAGGVVSYSNEAKVELLGVDAALIAEHGAVSEPVAEAMAAGALRRFGADTAVSITGIAGPGGATPDKPVGTVCFCVALDDGRKITRTTRLPGDRADVRERSTTVAMHLLYRALSTD; encoded by the coding sequence ACCGGTACCGAGGTACTCACCGGCAGGGTGGCCGATCGCAATGGACCGTGGTTGGCCGACCGACTCCTGGAACTGGGAGTCGAGTTGGCGCACATCACGATCTGTGGCGACCGGCCGAGGGATATCGAGGCTCAGCTGCGGTTCCTGGCCGCCGAGGGTGTGGATCTGATCATCACCAGCGGCGGCCTGGGGCCGACGGCCGACGACCTGACGGTCGACACGGTCGCCAGGTTCTGCGGCCGTGACATCGTCTTGGACACCGAGCTCGAAGCCCGGATCGCCGAGATCCTCAAACCCATGATGGCGCGCTACACCGGTCCGGGAGCGCCGGATTTCGCGACGGTCCGGGCGGCCAATCGCAAGCAGGCCCTGGTGCCGGTCGGCGCGACGATCCTGGACCCGGTGGGCACCGCACCCGGGGTGGTGGTGCCCGGGACGCCGACTGTGGTGGTGCTGCCCGGACCTCCTCGCGAGCTGCAACCCATGTGGCACAAGGCAATAGCAACCACCGCGGTGCAGGAGGCGCTGGCCGGGCGCACGCATTACGAGCAGCAGATGGTCCGGATGTTCGGCCTGCCCGAGTCGGGTCTGGCCGATACGCTGCGGCACGCCGAGGGCGCCGTTGAAGATTTCCACCGCCTGGAGATCACCACGTGCCTGCGCCGGGGCGAACTGGAGATCGTGACCCGCTACGAGCCGGAGGTTGCCGGTTCCTACGAGCGGTTGCTCACGCTGCTGCGCGACCGACACGCACGCGCGATCTTCTCCGAGGACGGCTCCCACATCGACGACCTGGTTGCCGCGGCGCTTCAGGGCCGCACGATCGCGACCGCCGAATCATGTACCGCCGGCATGTTGGCGGGGCGGCTGGCCGATCCACCGGGCGCCTCGGATTACCTGGCCGGCGGGGTGGTGTCCTACTCCAACGAGGCGAAGGTGGAACTGCTCGGAGTGGATGCCGCGCTGATCGCCGAGCACGGTGCGGTCTCCGAGCCGGTGGCCGAGGCCATGGCGGCCGGCGCACTGCGCCGCTTCGGGGCCGATACGGCGGTTTCGATCACCGGGATCGCCGGGCCCGGCGGCGCGACACCGGACAAACCGGTCGGCACGGTGTGCTTCTGCGTCGCGCTCGACGACGGCCGGAAGATCACCCGCACCACGCGGCTGCCGGGGGACCGGGCCGACGTGCGGGAACGCTCGACGACGGTGGCCATGCACCTGCTGTATCGAGCATTGTCAACCGACTGA
- a CDS encoding neutral/alkaline non-lysosomal ceramidase N-terminal domain-containing protein yields the protein MPDDYQVGRGIADITGEPAECGMLGYGVASQQTDGLHTRLRARAFVFVDPATDNRLLLVVCEVPLLLESIHREVLARLAATYGELYSFRNVMLTATHTHCGPGGYSDHRLYNSNTHGFHHQTFDAIVDGICEAVDRAHADLAPASLSLAVGRLHDASSNRSPSSFARNPESDRAFFPDKIDPQTTLLRIERDGRLVGAVNWFATHGTSMTNRNTLISGDNKGYASYRCERLDRGIDYLATTPPDFIAAFAQTNSGDMSPNLNHRPGSGPTEDEFENTRIIGDRQATAATELTLGHGSPITGGLDAVATYVDLTDFEVRPEFTGDGRTHRTGPAMAGAAALAGTDEGPGPFHPLFKQGRNRFFDGLIANTVYRLSRRLRDAQAPKGAVGPGIRLNRALALLMPEGGPVQLLRIGQLYLIGIPAEVTIVAGLRLRRTVADIVGAELRDVLVAGYSNGYLHYVTTPEEYDEQRYEGGSTIFGRWELPALQQVAAELATALRDRRPVPEGSRPAEPSRRRRPHRGPVADEPAAGHRFGDVLQAPQPLYHPGATVQAVFAGAYPNNDLHRGGTYLRVERQSGDGWQTVADDGDWSTTFRWRRSGRRGSTVTLTWAVPEDAPSGRYRLRYDGDARDHDGRISAFSGTTEPFDISRKR from the coding sequence ATGCCAGACGACTATCAGGTGGGCCGCGGAATCGCCGACATCACCGGCGAACCCGCCGAGTGCGGCATGCTCGGCTACGGCGTGGCCTCGCAACAAACCGATGGCCTGCACACCCGGTTGCGGGCGCGGGCGTTCGTCTTCGTCGACCCTGCCACCGACAACCGTCTGCTGTTGGTGGTCTGCGAGGTGCCACTGCTGTTGGAGAGCATTCACCGCGAGGTGCTGGCCCGCCTGGCCGCGACCTACGGCGAGCTGTACAGCTTCCGCAACGTGATGCTCACGGCGACACACACCCATTGCGGCCCGGGCGGCTACTCCGATCACCGGTTGTACAACTCCAATACCCACGGATTCCACCACCAGACGTTCGACGCGATCGTCGACGGCATCTGTGAGGCCGTCGACCGGGCGCACGCCGACCTGGCCCCGGCGAGCTTGAGCCTCGCCGTCGGGCGGTTGCACGACGCGAGCAGCAACCGCTCGCCGTCGTCTTTCGCCCGCAACCCCGAGTCCGACCGCGCCTTCTTCCCGGACAAGATCGATCCGCAGACCACGTTGCTGCGCATCGAACGCGACGGGCGACTGGTCGGTGCGGTGAACTGGTTCGCCACCCACGGCACCTCCATGACCAACCGCAACACGTTGATCAGCGGCGACAACAAGGGCTATGCCTCCTACCGGTGCGAGCGCCTCGACCGCGGTATCGACTATCTGGCCACTACCCCACCGGATTTCATCGCCGCCTTCGCGCAGACGAACTCCGGGGACATGTCGCCGAATCTCAACCACCGTCCGGGCAGCGGCCCCACCGAGGACGAGTTCGAGAACACCCGGATCATCGGCGACCGGCAGGCGACCGCGGCCACCGAGTTGACGCTGGGCCACGGCAGCCCGATCACCGGGGGCCTCGACGCCGTCGCCACCTATGTCGACCTGACCGATTTCGAGGTGCGGCCGGAGTTCACCGGCGACGGCCGAACCCACCGCACCGGGCCGGCGATGGCCGGAGCGGCCGCCCTGGCCGGCACCGACGAAGGCCCCGGCCCGTTCCACCCGCTGTTCAAGCAGGGCCGCAACCGATTCTTCGACGGGCTGATCGCCAACACGGTCTACCGGCTCTCGCGGCGACTGCGCGACGCACAGGCTCCGAAAGGTGCAGTGGGCCCGGGAATCCGGCTCAACCGGGCGTTGGCGCTGCTGATGCCCGAGGGTGGACCGGTGCAGCTGCTACGTATCGGGCAGCTGTACCTGATCGGGATTCCCGCCGAAGTGACCATCGTGGCCGGGCTGCGGTTGCGCCGCACGGTGGCCGACATCGTCGGCGCCGAACTGCGTGACGTCCTGGTGGCCGGCTACAGCAACGGCTACCTGCACTACGTCACCACGCCGGAGGAATACGACGAACAACGCTACGAAGGCGGCAGCACCATCTTCGGCCGCTGGGAGCTACCGGCCCTGCAGCAGGTGGCGGCCGAATTGGCCACCGCGCTCCGCGACCGCCGGCCGGTGCCCGAGGGCAGTCGTCCCGCCGAACCCAGCCGCCGGCGTCGGCCACACCGCGGGCCGGTGGCCGACGAACCGGCCGCCGGCCACCGATTCGGAGACGTCCTGCAGGCGCCGCAGCCGCTGTATCACCCCGGTGCGACGGTGCAGGCGGTGTTCGCCGGCGCCTATCCCAACAACGACCTGCACCGGGGTGGCACCTATCTGCGGGTGGAGCGACAGTCCGGGGACGGCTGGCAGACGGTTGCCGACGACGGTGACTGGTCGACGACGTTTCGCTGGCGGCGTTCCGGCCGCCGCGGATCTACCGTCACCTTGACCTGGGCCGTTCCCGAAGATGCCCCCTCCGGGCGCTATCGGTTGCGCTACGACGGCGATGCGCGGGACCACGACGGACGGATCAGTGCCTTCTCCGGGACCACCGAACCGTTCGATATCTCACGAAAGCGTTAA
- a CDS encoding HNH endonuclease signature motif containing protein — MTGSAVTDRDTVLRCLETIETASAQLAGCCFDGFDAEELLTILARREKLTWQAPTVDHRILARLTTEAHPGPLGACSLSRDLTERLRISRTDARRRIAEAADLGPRTAMTGEPLPPVLPALAAAQAAGHISPEHITIARKAHHKIPATTPATKRDQADAYLATLAADYDPETFTRFANHLIAVLTDDTDYSDHHRHTHRGLRLGRQGPDGLSTLTGKLTPELRAHLEPILAKLAAPGMANSDDEHPCVHGTPTEEQIHNDHRRPDQRNHDALLAAVRALLASKDLGQLNGLPVTVIVTTTLAEIEAATGHPTPETTPITGKAHTAGDTVLPMRDLLRMAEHAYHYLAIFDGNGRALWLGRTKRLATADQRIVLHARDRGCTKPGCPATGYRCQAHHLDNDWAHGGHTEIDSLALACGPDNRTATDQHWTTRLGPTGKVEWIPPPHQDHGQPRTNPYHFIENTQPPDNWGLAQ, encoded by the coding sequence ATGACAGGGAGTGCCGTCACCGACCGAGACACCGTCCTGCGGTGCCTGGAAACGATCGAGACCGCCTCGGCCCAGTTGGCGGGGTGCTGCTTCGACGGCTTCGACGCCGAGGAACTGCTGACGATCCTGGCCCGCCGGGAAAAACTCACCTGGCAGGCCCCGACCGTCGACCACCGGATCCTGGCCCGACTGACCACCGAAGCCCACCCCGGCCCCCTGGGCGCCTGCTCACTGAGCCGCGACCTGACCGAACGCCTGCGCATCAGTCGCACCGACGCCCGCCGACGCATCGCCGAAGCCGCCGACCTCGGACCCCGCACCGCGATGACCGGCGAACCCCTGCCACCCGTCCTGCCCGCCCTGGCCGCCGCCCAAGCCGCCGGCCACATCAGCCCCGAACACATCACCATCGCCCGCAAAGCCCACCACAAGATCCCGGCCACCACCCCCGCCACCAAACGCGACCAGGCCGACGCCTACCTGGCCACCCTCGCCGCCGACTACGACCCCGAAACCTTCACCCGCTTCGCCAACCACCTCATCGCCGTCCTGACCGACGACACCGACTACAGCGACCACCACCGCCACACCCACCGCGGCCTGCGCCTGGGCCGCCAAGGCCCCGACGGCCTGAGCACCCTGACCGGCAAACTCACCCCCGAACTACGCGCACACCTCGAACCCATCCTGGCCAAACTCGCCGCCCCCGGCATGGCCAACAGCGACGACGAACACCCCTGCGTGCACGGCACCCCCACCGAAGAACAGATCCACAACGATCACCGCCGACCCGACCAACGCAACCACGACGCCCTCCTGGCCGCCGTCCGCGCCCTGCTGGCCTCCAAAGACCTCGGCCAACTCAACGGCCTGCCCGTCACCGTCATCGTCACCACCACACTCGCCGAAATCGAAGCGGCCACCGGCCACCCCACGCCTGAAACCACACCCATCACCGGCAAAGCCCACACCGCCGGCGACACCGTGCTACCCATGCGCGACCTGCTGCGCATGGCCGAACACGCCTACCACTACCTCGCCATCTTCGACGGCAACGGCCGCGCCCTATGGCTCGGCCGCACCAAACGCCTGGCCACCGCCGACCAACGCATCGTCCTGCACGCCCGCGACCGCGGCTGCACCAAACCCGGCTGCCCCGCCACCGGCTACCGCTGCCAAGCCCACCACCTCGACAACGACTGGGCCCACGGCGGACACACCGAAATCGACTCCCTCGCCCTAGCCTGCGGCCCCGACAACCGCACCGCCACCGACCAACACTGGACCACCCGACTCGGACCCACCGGCAAAGTCGAATGGATCCCCCCACCCCACCAAGACCACGGCCAACCCCGCACCAACCCCTACCACTTCATCGAAAACACCCAACCACCCGACAACTGGGGACTAGCGCAATAG
- a CDS encoding DUF2834 domain-containing protein, producing the protein MNTAAKVRCGVYAAIAVVALAATWSQNLAYDASHLSQFLPDTAVTAASRSITVDIVLLFLAAAVLMVLEARRHRVRFVWAYIAGGLLIAISVTFPLFLIARERRLAAEGVETPRLGGLDIALLAVLTVASVATTVWVGTR; encoded by the coding sequence ATGAATACTGCCGCCAAGGTCCGTTGCGGTGTCTACGCCGCTATCGCCGTCGTCGCGTTGGCCGCCACCTGGAGCCAGAATCTGGCCTATGACGCCTCCCACCTGTCCCAGTTCTTGCCCGATACCGCGGTGACGGCGGCGTCGCGCTCGATCACCGTCGACATCGTGCTGTTGTTCCTGGCCGCGGCGGTCCTGATGGTTCTGGAGGCCCGAAGGCACCGGGTACGTTTCGTGTGGGCCTATATTGCGGGCGGACTCCTCATCGCGATCAGCGTGACCTTTCCGCTGTTCCTGATCGCCCGCGAGCGCCGGTTGGCGGCCGAAGGGGTGGAGACCCCGCGCCTCGGCGGTCTCGATATCGCCTTGCTGGCGGTCCTGACGGTCGCGTCGGTGGCCACCACCGTCTGGGTCGGCACGCGGTAA
- a CDS encoding M15 family metallopeptidase, with amino-acid sequence MSTLRIMIVIGVLLAGSTGSAEAAPGADVPAVSEQARAAGFVDVRTAVPDAFIDLRYATANNFVGRQLYPADARCLVHESLAPGLATAAAVLRRRGRILVFWDCYRPHAVQVRMFEVVPDPSWVARPGSLARSHETGRSVDVTTADPQGRLAEMGTDFDDFSPTAMAFADGISARAAAERAALRDAMTAGGLTVYSGEWWHFNGPGADVGRPILDVPVN; translated from the coding sequence ATGTCGACACTGCGGATCATGATCGTTATCGGCGTCCTACTGGCCGGATCGACCGGTAGCGCCGAGGCCGCGCCGGGGGCCGACGTACCGGCGGTGTCGGAGCAGGCCCGCGCGGCCGGTTTCGTCGACGTGCGAACCGCGGTGCCCGACGCCTTCATCGACCTGCGATATGCCACCGCGAACAACTTCGTCGGCCGGCAGCTCTACCCCGCCGATGCCCGATGCCTGGTGCACGAGTCGCTGGCGCCGGGCCTGGCGACCGCGGCCGCCGTCCTGCGTCGCCGTGGCCGGATCCTGGTGTTCTGGGACTGCTACCGCCCGCACGCCGTGCAGGTCCGGATGTTCGAGGTGGTGCCCGACCCGAGCTGGGTGGCCCGGCCCGGTTCGCTGGCCCGCAGCCACGAAACCGGAAGGTCGGTCGACGTGACCACCGCGGATCCGCAGGGGCGCCTGGCCGAGATGGGCACCGACTTCGACGATTTCTCGCCGACCGCGATGGCTTTCGCCGACGGGATCAGTGCGCGGGCCGCAGCCGAACGCGCCGCACTGCGCGACGCGATGACGGCCGGCGGGCTGACCGTGTACTCCGGGGAGTGGTGGCATTTCAACGGTCCGGGTGCCGACGTGGGACGTCCCATCCTGGACGTCCCGGTCAACTGA
- the yaaA gene encoding peroxide stress protein YaaA, whose amino-acid sequence MIVLLPPSETKRADGDGPPLRLDALASPQLTDLRAELIDELITLAADPEASRRALGLSAKQGAEIERNAALRTAPTAPAINRYTGVLYEALDVESLRGAEAVRAGARLAVGSALFGLLRATDPVPAYRLSATSKLPGRPGLSRRWRPVLEPLLAEIAQNELVVDLRSGSYAALATVPGAVRVDVVAEHPDGRRVSVSHFNKAHKGRLARALATTRSEPDDAAAVAATARRAGMRVERDDTKLTIVVAA is encoded by the coding sequence GTGATCGTGCTGCTGCCCCCATCGGAGACCAAACGTGCCGACGGCGACGGCCCGCCGTTGCGCCTCGATGCGCTGGCCTCGCCCCAGCTGACCGATCTGCGTGCCGAGCTGATCGACGAGTTGATCACCCTGGCCGCGGATCCGGAGGCCAGCCGACGCGCCCTGGGGCTGTCCGCCAAACAGGGCGCTGAGATCGAGCGCAACGCCGCACTGCGGACCGCACCCACCGCGCCGGCCATCAACCGCTACACCGGCGTGTTGTATGAGGCCCTGGACGTCGAATCCTTGCGCGGCGCCGAAGCCGTCCGCGCCGGCGCCCGACTCGCGGTCGGCTCCGCACTCTTCGGGCTGCTGCGGGCCACCGACCCGGTGCCCGCCTACCGGCTCTCGGCGACGTCGAAGTTGCCCGGCCGGCCCGGACTGTCCCGGCGCTGGCGGCCCGTGCTGGAACCGCTGCTGGCGGAGATCGCCCAGAACGAGCTGGTCGTCGATCTCAGATCGGGGTCGTACGCGGCATTGGCGACCGTCCCGGGCGCGGTGCGCGTGGACGTGGTCGCCGAGCATCCCGACGGCCGCCGGGTGTCGGTGAGCCACTTCAACAAAGCCCACAAGGGACGCTTGGCCAGGGCCCTGGCCACCACCAGGTCCGAGCCCGACGACGCCGCCGCCGTGGCGGCCACCGCTCGTCGGGCCGGGATGCGGGTGGAACGGGACGACACCAAGCTGACGATCGTGGTCGCGGCCTGA
- a CDS encoding MTH1187 family thiamine-binding protein, with protein sequence MSVLVAFSVTPLGVGEGVGEIVAEAVRVVRESGLPNRTDAMFTVIESDSWAEAMSVVQRAVEAVAARSPRVSTVIKADWRDGAVDAMNAKVASIEHHLAPPPIS encoded by the coding sequence GTGTCGGTACTGGTGGCGTTCTCGGTGACTCCGCTCGGCGTGGGGGAGGGCGTCGGGGAGATCGTCGCCGAAGCCGTGCGCGTCGTTCGGGAATCGGGCCTGCCCAACCGCACCGACGCGATGTTCACCGTGATCGAAAGCGATAGCTGGGCCGAGGCGATGTCGGTGGTGCAGCGGGCGGTGGAAGCCGTGGCGGCCCGGTCACCGCGCGTCAGCACCGTGATCAAAGCGGACTGGCGCGACGGTGCGGTCGACGCGATGAACGCCAAGGTGGCGTCGATCGAACATCACCTGGCACCACCGCCGATCAGTTGA
- a CDS encoding lipase maturation factor family protein, with translation MWSTGSGDWLGRLVLERGIAAVYLVAFVAAARQFRALIGEQGMLPVPQYLRRRRFWLTPSIFHLHYSDRFFAAVSWLGAGVAAALMLGAAGSVPLWAAMGSWLLVWALYLSIVNVGQTWYSFGWESILLECGLLAVFLGNDRVAPPVLVMWLARWLLFRIEFGAGLIKLRGDSCWRDLTCLYYHHETQPMPGPLSWFFHQLPKPLHRVEAAGNHVVQLVVPFGLFAPQPIAGAAAGVIVVTQLWLVASGNFAWLNWLTIILAAGVAAGSFPAATFSGASTRVPPDAPIWFAVLVTVFAATVLVLSYWPIRNLASRDQRMNVTFNPFHLVNSYGAFGTVGRSRRELVIEGTSAACVTAQTVWREYEFKGKPGAVKRRPRQWAPYHLRLDWLMWFAALSPRYGLPWRDALLQRLLRNDRDTVRLLRHNPFPDTPPHFVRILVYDYRFTTRAERRRDGAWWHRTLVGVYVPPTAAELLR, from the coding sequence CTGTGGTCGACGGGTTCCGGGGACTGGCTGGGCCGGTTGGTGCTCGAACGCGGAATCGCGGCCGTCTACCTGGTCGCATTCGTCGCCGCCGCCCGCCAGTTCCGTGCCCTGATCGGAGAGCAGGGCATGCTGCCGGTTCCGCAGTACCTGCGACGACGACGGTTCTGGCTGACGCCCAGCATTTTTCACCTGCACTATTCGGACCGATTCTTCGCCGCGGTGAGCTGGCTGGGTGCCGGCGTGGCCGCGGCGTTGATGCTGGGTGCCGCGGGATCGGTGCCGCTGTGGGCGGCGATGGGCAGCTGGTTGCTGGTGTGGGCGCTATATCTGTCGATCGTCAACGTCGGTCAGACCTGGTACTCGTTCGGCTGGGAATCGATTCTGCTGGAATGCGGTCTGCTGGCGGTCTTCTTGGGCAACGACCGGGTGGCGCCGCCGGTTCTGGTGATGTGGCTGGCACGCTGGCTGCTGTTCCGCATCGAGTTCGGTGCAGGCCTGATCAAGTTGCGCGGCGATTCCTGCTGGCGTGACCTGACCTGCCTGTACTACCACCACGAGACCCAGCCGATGCCGGGGCCGCTGAGTTGGTTCTTCCACCAGCTGCCCAAGCCGCTGCACCGGGTGGAGGCAGCCGGCAACCATGTCGTGCAACTTGTGGTGCCGTTCGGACTGTTCGCCCCACAGCCGATCGCCGGAGCCGCGGCCGGGGTCATCGTCGTCACCCAGTTGTGGCTGGTCGCGTCCGGCAACTTCGCCTGGCTGAACTGGCTGACGATCATCCTGGCAGCCGGTGTCGCCGCCGGATCATTCCCCGCCGCAACGTTTTCGGGCGCATCGACCCGGGTGCCGCCCGACGCGCCCATCTGGTTCGCGGTCCTGGTGACGGTGTTCGCCGCGACGGTTCTGGTGCTCAGCTACTGGCCGATACGCAATCTCGCGTCCCGCGATCAACGGATGAACGTCACCTTCAATCCGTTTCATCTGGTCAACAGTTACGGTGCCTTCGGCACCGTCGGCCGCTCGCGTCGAGAGCTGGTGATCGAGGGGACCTCAGCGGCGTGCGTCACCGCGCAGACCGTATGGCGGGAATACGAATTCAAGGGGAAACCGGGTGCGGTCAAACGACGCCCGCGTCAGTGGGCGCCCTATCATCTGCGACTGGACTGGCTGATGTGGTTCGCCGCCCTGTCCCCGCGCTATGGACTGCCCTGGCGGGACGCCTTGTTGCAGCGACTCCTGCGCAACGACCGTGACACCGTGCGACTGCTGCGGCACAACCCTTTTCCGGATACTCCACCGCACTTCGTCCGAATCCTGGTCTACGACTACCGCTTCACCACACGCGCCGAACGGCGTCGCGACGGCGCATGGTGGCATCGCACCCTGGTGGGTGTCTATGTGCCGCCTACCGCGGCGGAGCTATTGCGCTAG